One segment of Anguilla anguilla isolate fAngAng1 chromosome 1, fAngAng1.pri, whole genome shotgun sequence DNA contains the following:
- the slc2a3b gene encoding solute carrier family 2, facilitated glucose transporter member 3 isoform X1 — MEKIEDGDRKKKQVTCYLLFSVATAVIGSLQFGYNTGVINAPEERLRDFFNETWIDRYGHPIDQNVCTIVWSFAVAIFSVGGMAGSFSVGVIANKFGRRKSMLVANILALVGGTLMGLSTVCSSFEMVIIGRLIIGLFCGMCTGLTPMYLGELAPTALRGAFGTLHQLGVVVGILVAQIFGLEFLLGSATLWPLLLALTAFPAVVQSILLLFCPESPRYLIINLNKEEEAQKALQRLRGSEDVSEDIQEMKEEGMKMAMEKKVTIPELFRTSAYRQPIIIAIVLQLSQQLSGINAVFYYSTGIFKTAGVTQPIYATIGAGVVNTVFTVVSLFLVERAGRRTLHLIGLGGMAICALLMTISLLLAVKIQAMSYLAIAAVFGFVAMFEMGPGPIPWFIVAELFSQGPRPSAMAVSGCSNWTANFIVGLSFPKLEELCGPYVFIIFMIFLIFFFVFTYFRVPETKGRTFEDISRGFAGPAPGSGLAQPSDGITLPVSPTTEKVPMVEFGVEAKK, encoded by the exons AAGAAGAAGCAGGTGACCTGCTATCTCCTTTTTTCTGTAGCCACAGCAGTTATTGGCTCCCTTCAGTTTGGCTACAACACTGGAGTCATCAATGCCCCAGAAGag AGACTACGCGACTTCTTCAACGAGACCTGGATAGACAGGTATGGACACCCCATCGACCAAAACGTTTGCACCATCGTCTGGAGCTTCGCTGTGGCTATATTCAGCGTCGGGGGCATGGCGGGGTCATTCAGCGTCGGGGTCATAGCCAACAAATTTGGGAG ACGTAAGTCCATGCTGGTAGCGAACATCTTGGCCCTGGTTGGTGGAACTCTGATGGGTCTCTCCACCGTCTGCTCCTCGTTTGAAATGGTGATCATTGGCCGGCTGATCATCGGTCTCTTCTGCGGAATGTGCACTGGTCTGACCCCTATGTATCTGGGAGAGCTGGCACCCACCGCCCTGCGGGGAGCTTTTGGGACCCTGCACCAACTCGGCGTGGTGGTGGGCATTCTGGTAGCGCAG ATCTTTGGTTTGGAGTTTCTGCTAGGCTCGGCGACCCTGTGGCCTCTGCTGCTGGCGCTGACGGCCTTTCCAGCTGTAGTCCAAAGCATACTGCTTCTGTTCTGCCCTGAGAGCCCACGCTACCTCATCATTAACCTGAACAAGGAGGAAGAGGCACAGAAAG ccctGCAGAGGTTGCGTGGTTCTGAGGATGTGAGCGAAGACATTCAGGAGATGAAAGAGGAGGGCATGAAGATGGCCATGGAGAAGAAGGTCACCATCCCTGAGCTGTTCCGCACCTCGGCCTACAGACAGCCTATCATCATTGCCATCGTCCTCCAGCTATCCCAGCAGCTCTCAGGGATCAATGCG GTATTCTATTACTCGACGGGTATATTTAAGACCGCAGGTGTCACCCAGCCCATCTACGCCACAATTGGAGCTGGAGTCGTGAATACAGTCTTTACAGTTGTATCT CTCTTCCTGGTGGAGAGGGCGGGACGAAGGACGCTACACCTCATTGGATTGGGTGGAATGGCCATCTGTGCCCTGCTCATGACAATCTCCCTCCTGTTGGCG GTTAAAATTCAGGCGATGAGTTACCTGGCCATCGCGGCCGTGTTTGGGTTCGTGGCGATGTTTGAGATGGGTCCCGGGCCCATCCCCTGGTTCATCGTGGCAGAACTCTTCTCCCAGGGCCCCCGCCCCAGCGCCATGGCCGTTTCGGGCTGCTCAAACTGGACTGCCAACTTCATCGTGGGCCTCAGTTTCCCCAAACTGGAG GAGTTGTGTGGACCCTAcgtcttcatcatcttcatgatcttcctcatcttcttcttcgtcttcacCTACTTCCGGGTTCCTGAGACGAAGGGCAGGACGTTTGAAGACATTTCCCGCGGTTTCGCGGGGCCCGCCCCTGGCTCTGGCCTTGCCCAGCCTTCCGATGGAATCACCCTCCCCGTCTCGCCCACCACCGAGAAGGTGCCCATGGTGGAGTTCGGAGTGGAGGCCAAAAAGTAA
- the slc2a3b gene encoding solute carrier family 2, facilitated glucose transporter member 3 isoform X2 yields MEKIEDGDRKKQVTCYLLFSVATAVIGSLQFGYNTGVINAPEERLRDFFNETWIDRYGHPIDQNVCTIVWSFAVAIFSVGGMAGSFSVGVIANKFGRRKSMLVANILALVGGTLMGLSTVCSSFEMVIIGRLIIGLFCGMCTGLTPMYLGELAPTALRGAFGTLHQLGVVVGILVAQIFGLEFLLGSATLWPLLLALTAFPAVVQSILLLFCPESPRYLIINLNKEEEAQKALQRLRGSEDVSEDIQEMKEEGMKMAMEKKVTIPELFRTSAYRQPIIIAIVLQLSQQLSGINAVFYYSTGIFKTAGVTQPIYATIGAGVVNTVFTVVSLFLVERAGRRTLHLIGLGGMAICALLMTISLLLAVKIQAMSYLAIAAVFGFVAMFEMGPGPIPWFIVAELFSQGPRPSAMAVSGCSNWTANFIVGLSFPKLEELCGPYVFIIFMIFLIFFFVFTYFRVPETKGRTFEDISRGFAGPAPGSGLAQPSDGITLPVSPTTEKVPMVEFGVEAKK; encoded by the exons AAGAAGCAGGTGACCTGCTATCTCCTTTTTTCTGTAGCCACAGCAGTTATTGGCTCCCTTCAGTTTGGCTACAACACTGGAGTCATCAATGCCCCAGAAGag AGACTACGCGACTTCTTCAACGAGACCTGGATAGACAGGTATGGACACCCCATCGACCAAAACGTTTGCACCATCGTCTGGAGCTTCGCTGTGGCTATATTCAGCGTCGGGGGCATGGCGGGGTCATTCAGCGTCGGGGTCATAGCCAACAAATTTGGGAG ACGTAAGTCCATGCTGGTAGCGAACATCTTGGCCCTGGTTGGTGGAACTCTGATGGGTCTCTCCACCGTCTGCTCCTCGTTTGAAATGGTGATCATTGGCCGGCTGATCATCGGTCTCTTCTGCGGAATGTGCACTGGTCTGACCCCTATGTATCTGGGAGAGCTGGCACCCACCGCCCTGCGGGGAGCTTTTGGGACCCTGCACCAACTCGGCGTGGTGGTGGGCATTCTGGTAGCGCAG ATCTTTGGTTTGGAGTTTCTGCTAGGCTCGGCGACCCTGTGGCCTCTGCTGCTGGCGCTGACGGCCTTTCCAGCTGTAGTCCAAAGCATACTGCTTCTGTTCTGCCCTGAGAGCCCACGCTACCTCATCATTAACCTGAACAAGGAGGAAGAGGCACAGAAAG ccctGCAGAGGTTGCGTGGTTCTGAGGATGTGAGCGAAGACATTCAGGAGATGAAAGAGGAGGGCATGAAGATGGCCATGGAGAAGAAGGTCACCATCCCTGAGCTGTTCCGCACCTCGGCCTACAGACAGCCTATCATCATTGCCATCGTCCTCCAGCTATCCCAGCAGCTCTCAGGGATCAATGCG GTATTCTATTACTCGACGGGTATATTTAAGACCGCAGGTGTCACCCAGCCCATCTACGCCACAATTGGAGCTGGAGTCGTGAATACAGTCTTTACAGTTGTATCT CTCTTCCTGGTGGAGAGGGCGGGACGAAGGACGCTACACCTCATTGGATTGGGTGGAATGGCCATCTGTGCCCTGCTCATGACAATCTCCCTCCTGTTGGCG GTTAAAATTCAGGCGATGAGTTACCTGGCCATCGCGGCCGTGTTTGGGTTCGTGGCGATGTTTGAGATGGGTCCCGGGCCCATCCCCTGGTTCATCGTGGCAGAACTCTTCTCCCAGGGCCCCCGCCCCAGCGCCATGGCCGTTTCGGGCTGCTCAAACTGGACTGCCAACTTCATCGTGGGCCTCAGTTTCCCCAAACTGGAG GAGTTGTGTGGACCCTAcgtcttcatcatcttcatgatcttcctcatcttcttcttcgtcttcacCTACTTCCGGGTTCCTGAGACGAAGGGCAGGACGTTTGAAGACATTTCCCGCGGTTTCGCGGGGCCCGCCCCTGGCTCTGGCCTTGCCCAGCCTTCCGATGGAATCACCCTCCCCGTCTCGCCCACCACCGAGAAGGTGCCCATGGTGGAGTTCGGAGTGGAGGCCAAAAAGTAA
- the ephb6 gene encoding ephrin type-B receptor 5 has protein sequence MWSVFLSLSLFLQPNSAEEVMLLDTTESTSELGWVTYPDTGWDEVSVLDDRGKLIRTFEVCNINQSPRLQDNWLATPFLYRRSAPRIFVTLRFSVRDCASLRSPSPSCRETLTLYYRQADSQREIERTWGGEPSNGEKETREGWVKIDTIAADKSFSRVEPSLPHQYQPDRHRRVNVKTRSFAPLTRNGFVLAIVDSGACVSLMGVSIFYRRCPSTNRHLASYPATPSGAEPTALVPVAGTCVPHSQSQGGTAPRMHCNTEGDWMVPVGGCMCDEGFEPNHNGSACQACPVGHFKAVAGTVPCAPCPANSRTGTEGSGVCECRSGFYRAPSDANTTDCTGPPSAPVSLSWEYESAEGGVSLRWRPPEDTGGRSEVWYSVVCRICPSASPAPPGVCSWCGEAVTYTPSQTGLRQTKVTLNNLLTRVTYLIQIQAINDVSALSPFPPQFTSINFTTSQSVPSPVPMLHQLSRAPSSITLSWPQPDRPNGDILEYQLRYYDKGSDEDNAVSVFSETNTITVSSLAPGSIYAFQIRARNERGFGPYSQTIYFTTLALEEHSKQIQNRLPLLVGSVMGGAAFLLVVAAIVIVFVFRSKRRESPYSDRLQRYISNRGGGVKYYVDPSTYEDPSEAVREFAREIDPSHMKIEEVIGAAQFGEVSRGRYRPLGRREMLVAVKTLRWGVSDRERAVFLSEAGVLGQFDHPNVLKLEGVMTRNPPERIITEFMENGPLDAFLRENEEQFSVLQLVGMVRGVGAGMRYLSERNFVHRDLAARNVLVNSNLVCKVSDFGLSRLMRGLDHNMPTYTASLGSKIPVRWTAPEAFQHRKFSSASDVWSFGILMWEVMSYGERPYWDMSNQEVMKAVAEQYRLPAPHNCPPALHSLMLQCWQTDRQHRPGFDSLLSSLDRLIRHPASLKTEHARNTQPLLSPTPTDLSTVATVSDWLRALRMERYKDEFERAQLHSLERVSILTMEDVQNLGVNLLGHQRKIVHAAQQLRTHLTQGQVEV, from the exons ATGTGgagtgtctttctgtctctctccctgtttctccaGCCAAATTCAGCTGAAGAAG tgatgcTGTTGGACACCACAGAATCCACATCTGAGCTTGGCTGGGTCACCTACCCGGACACGGGG TGGGATGAGGTGAGCGTGCTGGACGACCGGGGGAAACTGATCCGCACCTTCGAGGTCTGCAACATCAACCAGAGCCCCCGTCTCCAGGACAACTGGCTGGCCACGCCGTTCCTGTACCGGCGCTCGGCGCCCCGGATCTTCGTGACGCTGCGCTTCTCCGTGCGGGACTGCGCCAGCCTGCGCTCCCCGTCCCCCTCCTGCAGGGAGACGCTCACCCTCTACTACAGGCAGGCCGACTCGCAGCGGGAGATCGAGAGGacctggggaggggag CCCAGTAACGGGGAGAAGGAAACAAGGGAGGGCTGGGTGAAAATCGACACCATAGCCGCAGACAAGAGTTTCAGCCGTGTGGAGCCCAGCCTGCCCCACCAGTACCAGCCGGACCGGCACCGCCGGGTCAACGTCAAAACCCGCAGCTTCGCCCCTCTCACACGCAACGG ATTTGTCCTGGCCATAGTGGACAGTGGAGCTTGCGTTTCCTTGATGGGCGTGTCCATTTTTTATCGCCGCTGCCCCTCCACCAATCGGCACTTGGCATCTTATCCCGCCACGCCCTCAGGGGCGGAGCCCACTGCCTTGGTGCCGGTGGCGGGAACCTGCGTGCCACACAGCCAATCGCAGGGCGGGACCGCACCGCGGATGCACTGCAACACCGAAGGGGATTGGATGGTGCCAGTCGGGGGGTGCATGTGCGATGAGGGATTTGAGCCCAACCACAACGGCTCAGCCTGCCAGG CTTGTCCAGTGGGTCACTTCAAAGCCGTGGCAGGTACCGTCCCATGTGCGCCGTGTCCAGCCAATAGCAGAACCGGCACGGAAGGCTCCGGAGTGTGCGAATGCAGGAGCGGGTTCTATCGCGCCCCCAGCGATGCTAACACCACAGACTGCACAG GTCCTCCCTCCGCcccggtctctctctcctgggagTATGAGAGCGCGGAGGGAGGCGTGTCTCTCCGATGGCGCCCCCCCGAGGACACGGGAGGGCGGAGCGAGGTGTGGTACAGCGTGGTGTGTCGAATCTGCCCCTCGGCCTCACCAGCACCCCCAGGGGTGTGTTCATGGTGCGGGGAAGCTGTTACCTACACGCCGTCCCAGACTGGCCTCCGACAGACCAAAGTCACGCTCAACAACCTGCTCACTCGAGTTACCTACCTCATACAG ATCCAAGCAATAAATGATGTGTCAGCTTTGAGTCCATTCCCACCACAATTCACCAGCATCAACTTCaccaccagccaatcag TGCCGTCCCCTGTCCCCATGCTGCACCAGCTGAGTCGTGCCCCCAGTTCCATCACCCTGTCCTGGCCGCAGCCCGACAGGCCGAACGGGGACATTCTGGAGTACCAGCTCAGATACTACGACAAA ggctCGGATGAGGACAATGctgtcagtgtgttcagtgagaCCAACACGATCACTGTGAGCTCTCTGGCCCCAGGTTCCATCTACGCCTTCCAGATCAGAGCCCGGAACGAAAGGGGCTTTGGCCCATACAGCCAAACCATCTATTTCACCACTCTGGCCCTGG agGAGCATTCCAAGCAAATCCAGAATCGCCTTCCTCTGTTGGTTGGCTCGGTAATGGGCGGTGCAGCATTCCTATTGGTTGTTGCAGCCATTGTAATCGTGTTTGTGTTCCGAAG taaACGTAGAGAAAGCCCTTACAGTGACAGACTACAGAGATACATTAGTAACAGGG GAGGAGGTGTGAAGTACTATGTGGACCCATCAACTTACGAGGACCCAAGTGAAGCCGTCCGGGAATTTGCCAGAGAAATTGACCCCTCCCACATGAAGATTGAGGAGGTCATTGGTGCAG CTCAGTTTGGGGAGGTGTCTCGGGGTAGATATCGGCCcctggggaggagagagatgtTGGTTGCCGTGAAGACCCTTCGCTGGGGTGTGTCAGATCGGGAGAGGGCGGTATTTCTCAGTGAGGCCGGCGTTCTGGGCCAGTTCGACCACCCCAACGTCCTGAAGCTGGAGGGGGTGATGACTCGCAACCCACCGGAAAGGATCATCACTGAATTCATGGAGAACGGGCCACTGGATGCTTTTCTCAGG GAGAATGAGGAGCAGTTCagtgtgctgcagctggtgggGATGgtgagaggggtgggggctggaaTGCGCTACCTCTCAGAAAGGAACTTCGTCCACAGGGACCTGGCCGCACGAAACGTTCTGGTCAACTCCAACCTGGTGTGCAAGGTGTCCGACTTCGGCCTGTCGCGGCTGATGAGGGGCCTGGATCACAACATGCCCACCTACACGGCCTCCCTG GGCAGTAAGATCCCGGTCAGGTGGACAGCCCCAGAAGCATTCCAGCATCGCAAGTTCAGCTCGGCTAGTGATGTCTGGAGCTTCGGCATCCTGATGTGGGAGGTGATGTCATACGGGGAGCGCCCATATTGGGACATGAGCAACCAGGAG gTTATGAAGGCAGTGGCTGAGCAGTACCGCCTTCCTGCCCCCCATAactgcccccctgccctccactCCCTTATGCTGCAGtgctggcagacagacaggcagcacCGGCCCGGGTTCGACTCCTTGCTCTCGTCCCTCGATCGCCTCATCAGACACCCGGCCTCCCTCAAAACTGAACACGCCCG GAACACGCAGCCACTGTTGAGCCCCACCCCTACGGACCTGTCGACGGTGGCCACAGTCAGCGATTGGCTGAGGGCCCTTCGAATGGAAAGATACAAGGACGAGTTTGAGAGGGCACAGCTGCACAGCCTGGAGAGAGTCAGCATCCTCACCATGGA AGATGTGCAGAATCTTGGAGTGAATCTCCTTGGTCACCAGAGGAAAATCGTCCACGCAGCCCAGCAACTCAGAACCCACCTTACTCAGGGACAGGTTGAAGTGTAG